The following proteins are encoded in a genomic region of Planococcus lenghuensis:
- a CDS encoding serine hydrolase, translating into MCRGKENNELDAELEAWCNKENVPGMALIAMQNGERIFEKYAGFRNVEQRLPVTPDTVFGVASITKSLTALAIMQLVDENKLAVEDPVVKWLPEFRLPDQAHDTAITIHHLLTHTSGLPGMEAVHRARAVSIIEDPDGAELFDNPAPLEKVLTVETVEDVMDVVADTEFRLLAPPGELFNYSNEGYALLQEIIERAGGKPYIAYVQERILNPLGMDRSVFRTEELQTMTDVTELYAYRKKREVFHSPAWWDVGRIYSNGSLKASAADLVKYAELFRRSGLAGSERIISEAGMRRMTAPHVWLPTGAAYGYGLQIDPEPEFRLFGHGGSIKGVSSHMKIAPEAGMTLVVLMNIADAPAGDIAMRTLRRLLGLPDAGPPPEDVLESERLEMYAGRYESAEGQRAEVTLQEGTLRVQAGQESYPLRPYDEHGFVTPGGDRLKFLTDDRGDITALFKGVRVLPKITQDCHGKMERKTVR; encoded by the coding sequence ATGTGCAGAGGGAAGGAAAATAATGAACTGGATGCCGAGCTGGAGGCTTGGTGCAACAAGGAAAACGTCCCCGGGATGGCTTTAATTGCTATGCAAAACGGTGAACGGATTTTCGAGAAATACGCAGGCTTCCGGAATGTCGAGCAGCGGCTGCCTGTGACGCCGGATACGGTGTTCGGCGTGGCTTCCATCACGAAATCACTGACGGCGCTCGCCATCATGCAGCTTGTCGACGAGAACAAATTGGCTGTTGAAGATCCGGTTGTGAAATGGCTGCCTGAGTTTCGACTGCCTGACCAGGCACACGACACCGCCATCACGATCCACCATTTATTGACGCACACGAGCGGCTTGCCCGGAATGGAGGCGGTGCACCGGGCGCGGGCGGTGAGTATCATCGAGGACCCGGACGGCGCCGAGCTATTCGACAATCCGGCGCCGCTTGAAAAGGTGTTGACGGTTGAAACGGTGGAAGATGTGATGGACGTAGTGGCCGATACAGAATTCCGGCTGCTCGCACCGCCGGGGGAACTGTTCAATTATTCGAATGAAGGCTATGCACTGCTGCAGGAAATCATCGAGCGGGCAGGCGGCAAACCCTACATAGCATATGTGCAGGAACGTATTTTGAATCCGCTAGGCATGGATCGGTCTGTATTCCGCACAGAAGAGTTACAGACAATGACGGATGTGACGGAATTGTATGCATACCGAAAGAAACGGGAGGTGTTTCATTCGCCGGCATGGTGGGATGTCGGGCGGATTTATTCGAATGGGTCTTTGAAAGCCTCCGCTGCGGATCTTGTGAAGTATGCTGAACTGTTCCGGCGCAGCGGTTTGGCGGGAAGTGAACGGATCATATCAGAAGCAGGGATGCGCCGGATGACGGCTCCCCATGTATGGCTGCCGACCGGCGCGGCATACGGCTACGGCCTGCAGATCGATCCGGAACCGGAATTTCGGCTGTTCGGCCATGGCGGCAGCATTAAAGGGGTGTCTTCTCATATGAAGATCGCACCCGAAGCCGGCATGACGCTCGTCGTCCTCATGAATATCGCAGATGCGCCGGCCGGGGATATCGCGATGCGGACGCTGCGCCGGCTGCTCGGTTTGCCGGATGCCGGGCCGCCACCAGAAGACGTGCTGGAATCGGAGCGGCTCGAAATGTATGCCGGCCGCTATGAATCAGCTGAAGGGCAGCGGGCGGAAGTGACGCTGCAGGAAGGAACACTCCGGGTGCAAGCCGGGCAGGAAAGTTATCCCCTCCGGCCATATGACGAGCATGGATTTGTGACGCCGGGCGGGGATCGGCTGAAGTTTCTGACGGATGACCGGGGGGACATAACGGCTCTGTTCAAAGGCGTGCGGGTGCTTCCGAAGATAACACAGGATTGTCATGGAAAAATGGAGCGGAAAACTGTAAGATAG
- the opp3C gene encoding oligopeptide ABC transporter permease encodes MPLEAVPTEITDDLFVSDPFDANKADEITAPSVSFGQEAFQRLLKNKGAVLSAIALIIISVMAIIGPSMNGFTYDAQNITHTNLPPKVAGLEWLGFNGTDVNGVDQYAERSITTNYWFGTDEFGRDLWTRVWKGTQISLFIAVVAAGLDLIIGILYGGLSAFYGGRIDSMMQRVIEILVGIPNLIVIIMFILILEPGITSIILAMVITGWVGMARIVRGQILQLRGQEFVLASRTLGASNRRLIFKHLLPNTMGPIIVTVMFTIPSAIFFEAFLSFIGLGLQAPLASLGVLIEDGYQAMRFFSYKLWIPAIIISAIMISFNLLGDGLRDALDPKMRK; translated from the coding sequence CTGCCGCTTGAAGCTGTTCCGACTGAAATCACCGACGATTTATTCGTAAGCGATCCGTTCGATGCAAATAAGGCGGACGAAATCACGGCGCCATCCGTCTCGTTCGGTCAGGAGGCCTTCCAGCGGCTCTTGAAAAATAAGGGAGCAGTCCTTTCAGCTATTGCATTGATCATTATTTCCGTAATGGCCATCATCGGCCCGTCGATGAACGGCTTTACCTATGATGCGCAGAACATTACGCATACGAATCTCCCGCCGAAAGTCGCGGGACTTGAGTGGCTCGGCTTCAACGGAACCGATGTCAACGGCGTTGATCAATATGCGGAACGGAGCATCACGACGAATTACTGGTTTGGAACAGACGAATTCGGACGGGACTTGTGGACGCGTGTCTGGAAAGGAACGCAAATCTCTTTGTTCATCGCTGTTGTCGCAGCAGGGCTTGATCTCATCATCGGAATTCTGTACGGCGGCTTATCCGCTTTTTATGGCGGACGCATCGATTCGATGATGCAACGGGTCATCGAAATTCTCGTCGGCATCCCGAACCTGATCGTCATCATCATGTTCATCCTGATTCTTGAACCGGGCATTACATCGATCATCCTTGCAATGGTCATCACCGGCTGGGTCGGCATGGCGCGGATCGTCCGGGGGCAGATCCTCCAGCTGCGCGGCCAGGAATTCGTTCTGGCATCCCGCACGCTCGGTGCTTCGAACCGGCGACTGATCTTCAAGCATCTATTGCCGAATACGATGGGACCGATCATCGTCACTGTCATGTTCACAATTCCGTCCGCCATCTTTTTCGAGGCATTCCTGAGCTTCATCGGCCTTGGCCTGCAGGCGCCGCTTGCGTCGCTCGGCGTGCTGATCGAAGACGGCTATCAGGCGATGCGGTTCTTTTCGTACAAACTGTGGATTCCGGCGATCATCATCAGCGCCATCATGATCAGCTTCAACCTGCTCGGTGACGGGCTCCGCGATGCGCTTGATCCGAAAATGAGAAAATAG
- a CDS encoding ABC transporter ATP-binding protein codes for MSEPILSVNDLHVSFVRDKKEVKTVRGVEFTLNEGETLAIVGESGSGKSVTAKSIMGLLPKRNTRIPQGEILYAGRDLVKAPERDMQRIRGSEISMVFQDPMTSLNPTMKVGQQIMEGLREHESISKKDARAKAVEMLKLVGIPEAERRMDMYPHQFSGGMRQRVVIAMALVCKPKVLIADEPTTALDVTIQAQILELMQDLQQKTGTAIILITHDLGVVANMADKVAVMYAGEIVEQGTVDEIFYSPQHPYTLGLLKSMPNLEVGRGDTLIPIPGSPPNLAHLGAGCPFAARCPHAMKVCRHFTPERVVKSDSHKVACWLQDAKTPAELTIAGKIS; via the coding sequence ATGTCAGAACCGATCCTGTCCGTGAATGATCTGCATGTTTCATTCGTCCGAGATAAAAAAGAAGTGAAGACCGTCCGCGGCGTAGAATTTACGTTGAATGAAGGCGAGACATTGGCGATCGTCGGGGAATCGGGCTCCGGAAAATCCGTGACAGCGAAAAGCATCATGGGGCTTTTGCCAAAGCGCAATACACGCATTCCACAAGGTGAGATCCTGTACGCGGGCCGTGATTTGGTAAAAGCGCCGGAACGCGACATGCAGCGCATCCGCGGCTCGGAAATCTCCATGGTGTTTCAGGATCCGATGACTTCACTGAATCCGACGATGAAAGTCGGCCAGCAAATCATGGAAGGCTTGCGCGAACACGAAAGCATCTCGAAAAAAGACGCCCGGGCAAAAGCCGTGGAAATGCTGAAGCTTGTCGGCATTCCGGAAGCGGAACGCCGGATGGATATGTATCCGCACCAATTCTCCGGCGGCATGCGGCAGCGCGTCGTCATCGCGATGGCGCTCGTCTGCAAACCGAAAGTGCTGATCGCGGATGAACCGACGACCGCTCTCGACGTGACAATCCAGGCGCAGATCCTCGAACTTATGCAGGACCTGCAGCAGAAAACCGGCACCGCCATCATCCTCATTACCCATGACCTTGGCGTTGTGGCGAATATGGCGGACAAAGTAGCCGTCATGTATGCCGGTGAAATCGTCGAACAGGGGACGGTCGATGAAATCTTCTACAGTCCGCAGCATCCGTACACGCTCGGTCTGCTGAAATCGATGCCGAACCTCGAAGTCGGCCGGGGGGACACCCTCATCCCGATTCCCGGCTCGCCGCCGAACCTGGCTCATCTCGGTGCCGGCTGTCCGTTCGCCGCCCGCTGTCCGCATGCCATGAAAGTATGCCGGCATTTCACACCGGAGCGCGTCGTGAAATCGGATTCGCACAAGGTCGCCTGCTGGCTGCAGGACGCAAAAACACCGGCAGAGCTGACGATCGCCGGTAAAATCAGTTGA
- a CDS encoding dipeptidase, giving the protein MNIIDLHCDALLKLYDGKGRLAYRDAGELQANLVRLEAGGVLVQCFAIFIEPNMKAEEKFQAALDQVHYFYTEVLGKNPEMKHIREWSDYAQLKDGEVGAMLTLEGVDAIGNDLHKLSILHQLGVRSVGLTWNNANLAADGAGEPRGGGLTLFGKEVVGFLNANRMLTDVSHLSEKAFWDVAELADYPFASHSNARAICDHPRNLYDEQAKALFNKGGVIHVVFCPPFVKKDGNATIDDLIRHIDHLCSLGGRKQIGFGSDFDGIGTFVNDLEDASKYPNLINELQKRYSEEDVKGFASQNFLNYISRNFD; this is encoded by the coding sequence ATGAATATTATTGATCTGCACTGCGATGCATTGCTAAAACTATATGACGGCAAAGGGCGACTGGCCTACCGCGATGCCGGAGAACTTCAGGCGAATCTCGTTCGCCTCGAGGCTGGCGGCGTGCTCGTCCAGTGTTTCGCCATCTTTATTGAACCGAACATGAAAGCGGAAGAGAAGTTCCAGGCGGCGCTCGATCAGGTGCATTATTTCTACACGGAAGTGCTGGGGAAAAATCCGGAGATGAAGCACATCAGGGAATGGAGCGACTACGCGCAATTGAAAGACGGGGAAGTCGGAGCCATGTTGACGCTTGAAGGCGTGGATGCGATCGGCAATGATCTCCACAAACTGAGTATCCTGCACCAGCTCGGCGTACGGTCTGTCGGCCTGACATGGAATAACGCCAATCTGGCAGCGGACGGAGCCGGTGAACCTCGGGGCGGCGGACTGACGCTCTTCGGAAAGGAAGTCGTCGGGTTTCTGAATGCCAACCGCATGCTGACGGATGTATCGCACCTGAGTGAGAAAGCGTTCTGGGATGTGGCGGAGCTTGCAGATTATCCTTTTGCGAGCCATTCGAACGCCCGGGCGATATGCGATCACCCGCGCAACCTGTATGATGAGCAGGCAAAAGCGCTGTTCAATAAAGGCGGTGTCATTCACGTGGTGTTCTGTCCGCCGTTCGTCAAAAAAGACGGCAATGCCACAATCGATGACCTGATCCGCCACATCGACCATTTGTGCAGCCTCGGCGGCAGGAAACAGATCGGCTTCGGGTCGGATTTTGACGGCATCGGCACATTCGTCAACGATCTTGAAGACGCGTCAAAATACCCGAATCTGATCAATGAATTACAGAAACGGTATTCGGAAGAGGATGTAAAAGGGTTTGCGTCTCAGAATTTCCTAAACTATATCAGCCGAAACTTTGACTGA
- a CDS encoding DUF3899 domain-containing protein → MKPVMFWILSLPLLFGFGRLLADPFGFMQWLDLLFASGLLLLMAGGALAVLNGGFFSAFTRSWQTFFSALNKREHIIREAEGRSGRSAPGFQRRTFSPVLLIGAGFAYCLVSFILSFLLVY, encoded by the coding sequence ATGAAGCCGGTTATGTTTTGGATATTGTCTCTGCCGCTGCTCTTCGGTTTCGGCCGGCTGCTCGCTGATCCGTTCGGTTTTATGCAATGGCTTGATCTTCTTTTTGCCTCGGGTCTGCTCCTGCTTATGGCCGGCGGAGCGCTTGCTGTATTGAATGGCGGCTTTTTTAGCGCATTTACCCGCAGCTGGCAGACGTTCTTTTCGGCTCTCAATAAACGGGAGCATATTATACGTGAAGCTGAAGGACGGAGCGGCCGGTCTGCACCTGGCTTTCAACGCAGGACTTTCTCCCCTGTCCTTCTTATTGGCGCAGGATTCGCTTATTGCCTGGTGAGCTTCATTCTGTCATTTCTGCTGGTCTATTGA
- a CDS encoding ribose-phosphate diphosphokinase → MAFQLHEKFRLFTLNSNEKLTAEIAELLNCEIGKTSVSRFSDGEIQINIQESVRGCEVYVVQSTSQPGNEHIMELLIMIDALKRASAKVINVVIPYYGYARQDRKARSREPITAKLVANLLETAGADRIITMDLHAAQIQGFFDIPVDQLIGIPILFDYFKKKELEDIIVVAPDSGGLVRARKLASRLNAPIAFIDKRRPKPNEAQVMNIVGEIEGKNAIIIDDLIDTAGTITLAANALVGKGAKTVYACCTHPVLSGPAIGRIEGSAIKELVITNTIELPKEKQIDKITTLSVAPLLADAIDRVHNQKPVSPLFE, encoded by the coding sequence GTGGCATTTCAATTGCATGAAAAGTTCAGACTGTTTACGTTAAATTCCAATGAGAAACTGACTGCGGAGATCGCAGAGCTGCTGAATTGCGAAATCGGCAAAACCTCTGTATCCAGATTCAGCGACGGCGAAATTCAAATTAATATTCAGGAAAGTGTGCGGGGCTGCGAAGTCTATGTTGTTCAGTCCACATCCCAGCCTGGAAATGAACATATCATGGAACTCCTGATCATGATCGATGCACTGAAACGGGCGTCGGCGAAAGTCATTAACGTTGTCATCCCTTATTACGGCTATGCCCGACAGGACCGGAAAGCGCGTTCCCGGGAACCGATCACCGCAAAACTCGTGGCCAATCTCCTGGAAACAGCGGGAGCGGACCGGATCATCACGATGGACCTGCATGCCGCCCAGATTCAAGGCTTCTTTGACATCCCGGTGGATCAGCTGATCGGCATTCCGATCTTATTTGATTACTTCAAGAAAAAAGAACTCGAAGACATCATCGTTGTCGCACCTGACAGCGGCGGGCTGGTCAGAGCACGGAAGCTTGCAAGCCGGCTCAATGCGCCGATCGCTTTCATCGACAAGCGCCGGCCGAAGCCGAATGAAGCGCAAGTCATGAACATTGTCGGGGAAATTGAAGGGAAAAATGCCATCATCATCGATGATTTGATCGATACGGCAGGAACCATCACATTGGCTGCGAATGCCTTAGTCGGAAAAGGGGCCAAAACGGTCTATGCCTGCTGTACCCATCCGGTGCTGTCCGGTCCGGCAATCGGGCGAATCGAGGGATCGGCGATCAAGGAACTCGTCATCACCAATACAATTGAACTGCCAAAGGAAAAGCAGATTGATAAAATCACAACCTTGTCTGTTGCTCCGCTGCTTGCAGATGCCATCGACCGCGTCCATAATCAGAAACCGGTCAGCCCATTGTTCGAGTAA
- a CDS encoding ABC transporter permease, translating to MKGYLLQRLMYMLITLFIVVTVTFFLIKFLPGTPYSNPEKLTEQQLAILNAKYGLDQPLAMQYLRYLGNLIQGDLGMSFQYEGRSVFSMISERIGPSALIGFQALIFGSLIGLVLGIISAMRHNSILDYGSVTLAVIGMSIPSFVFAALLQYYVGVKWALLPPALWENYLSTILPSFALSVAVIATIARFIRSEMLEVLGQDYVVTARAKGVRESRIVWKHIVRNALIPVVTIIGPLAVSIMTGTLVIEKIFGVPGLGEQFTLSILVLDYSVVMGITLFYSALFIVVVFIVDILYGILDPRITLGKEGKA from the coding sequence ATGAAAGGCTACCTTCTGCAGCGGTTGATGTATATGCTGATCACACTCTTTATCGTGGTTACCGTCACATTCTTCCTGATCAAGTTTCTTCCGGGGACGCCGTATTCCAATCCCGAAAAGCTGACGGAGCAGCAGCTCGCCATACTGAATGCGAAGTATGGACTCGATCAGCCGCTTGCCATGCAGTACCTCCGCTATTTAGGCAATCTCATCCAAGGCGACCTCGGCATGTCGTTCCAGTACGAAGGGCGCAGCGTCTTCAGCATGATCAGCGAACGGATCGGTCCGTCGGCGCTCATCGGGTTCCAGGCACTCATCTTCGGTTCGCTTATCGGTCTGGTGCTTGGCATTATCTCGGCGATGCGGCACAATTCCATCCTTGATTATGGTTCCGTTACGCTTGCTGTCATTGGCATGTCGATTCCATCCTTCGTGTTCGCAGCACTTCTTCAATATTACGTAGGCGTCAAATGGGCACTTCTCCCGCCGGCATTATGGGAAAATTACCTGTCGACCATCCTGCCGTCCTTCGCGCTGTCGGTTGCCGTCATTGCGACGATCGCCCGCTTCATCCGAAGTGAGATGCTTGAAGTGCTCGGCCAGGATTATGTCGTGACGGCCCGGGCAAAAGGAGTCAGGGAATCGCGGATCGTCTGGAAACACATTGTCCGCAACGCATTGATTCCGGTCGTGACCATCATCGGGCCGCTCGCAGTCAGCATCATGACCGGCACACTCGTCATCGAGAAAATTTTCGGCGTGCCGGGACTCGGAGAGCAGTTTACATTATCGATTCTCGTGCTCGATTATTCCGTTGTCATGGGCATTACGCTGTTTTACAGCGCGCTGTTCATTGTCGTCGTCTTTATCGTGGATATTCTGTACGGCATTCTGGATCCGCGCATCACACTCGGCAAGGAGGGGAAAGCGTGA
- a CDS encoding peptide ABC transporter substrate-binding protein, whose protein sequence is MRQKKLLPLVALNVTFAAALAGCNFSDTAEPAPATTDSGEKSEETAAQVLNLSVGGDIPTLDSTQAHDGIAFDALNNNNEGLYRQDDNNLPALAVAEEHKVSDDGIVHTFTLKDTVWSNGDPVTAHDFEYAWKRVFETAAPYSFMFVTAGVKNAEAILNEEAEADTLGVKAIDDKTLEVTLEAPNGLFETLLTFPTFLPQNQAFVEEQGDQYALEAENVLSNGPFILTDWQQEQGWTFAKNEDYWDAEAVQLDEVNVHVVKDSTTAANLYEAGDIDRVALSASYVDQYKDSEEFTISQQSGIIFLRFNHNHPALGNENIRKAVNLAIDRQGLTDVILKDGSTPLYGAVPGGFYESPEGKDFRELNGDFNKGTAEEAQELFAKGLEEIGQDSVNVSINIADDESAKKTAEYLQAQLQENLPGFTLDIKAVPFAQRLEIEKAIEYDLSLSSWGPDYSDPMTYLDMWLKDGSANRMDYHNPKLDQLVADARVETDKSKRYEMLLELERILLEEDAAIAPLYQSGEAILQRGKVKNLVSHPSGAEFSYKSAYIEE, encoded by the coding sequence ATGAGACAGAAAAAATTATTGCCTCTCGTTGCATTGAATGTGACATTTGCGGCGGCGCTGGCAGGCTGTAACTTCAGCGATACCGCTGAACCGGCACCTGCAACCACCGATTCCGGCGAAAAAAGCGAGGAAACAGCTGCGCAAGTGCTGAATCTGAGCGTGGGCGGGGATATTCCGACACTCGATTCCACACAGGCACATGATGGCATTGCGTTTGATGCATTGAATAACAATAATGAAGGTCTCTACCGCCAGGATGATAACAATTTGCCGGCACTCGCCGTTGCTGAAGAACATAAAGTGAGCGACGATGGAATTGTACATACCTTTACATTGAAAGACACAGTCTGGAGCAACGGTGATCCTGTCACAGCACATGACTTCGAGTACGCCTGGAAACGAGTGTTCGAAACAGCGGCGCCTTACAGCTTCATGTTCGTGACGGCCGGTGTGAAAAATGCGGAAGCGATTCTTAATGAAGAAGCTGAAGCGGATACGCTTGGTGTAAAAGCAATTGATGACAAAACACTGGAAGTGACACTCGAAGCACCGAATGGTCTGTTTGAAACATTGCTGACATTCCCGACGTTCCTTCCGCAGAACCAGGCGTTTGTGGAAGAGCAGGGCGATCAGTATGCGCTCGAAGCTGAGAACGTCCTGTCCAACGGGCCGTTCATCCTGACGGACTGGCAGCAGGAACAGGGCTGGACATTTGCGAAAAACGAAGATTACTGGGATGCGGAAGCAGTCCAGCTGGATGAAGTGAATGTTCACGTCGTGAAAGATTCGACAACAGCAGCCAATCTCTACGAAGCAGGCGATATTGACCGTGTAGCACTTTCGGCTTCTTACGTGGATCAGTATAAGGACAGCGAAGAATTCACAATCAGCCAGCAGTCAGGAATCATTTTCCTGCGCTTCAACCATAACCATCCGGCTCTTGGAAATGAAAACATCCGGAAAGCGGTGAACCTGGCAATCGACCGCCAAGGGCTGACGGATGTCATCCTGAAAGACGGATCGACTCCACTCTATGGTGCTGTGCCTGGCGGTTTCTATGAATCGCCGGAAGGCAAGGATTTCCGGGAATTGAACGGGGACTTCAACAAAGGTACTGCCGAGGAAGCGCAGGAATTGTTTGCGAAAGGACTGGAAGAGATCGGCCAGGATTCCGTGAACGTTTCGATCAACATCGCTGATGACGAATCTGCGAAGAAAACGGCAGAGTATTTGCAGGCACAGCTTCAGGAAAACCTGCCGGGCTTCACCCTCGATATCAAAGCCGTTCCGTTCGCACAGCGTCTTGAAATCGAAAAAGCGATTGAATACGATCTTTCCCTGTCGAGCTGGGGCCCTGACTACAGCGACCCGATGACATACCTCGATATGTGGCTGAAAGACGGCTCTGCGAACCGCATGGATTATCATAATCCTAAGCTGGATCAGCTCGTTGCAGACGCGCGGGTGGAAACAGACAAGAGCAAGCGCTATGAAATGCTGCTTGAACTTGAGCGGATTCTCCTTGAAGAGGATGCAGCCATTGCACCGCTGTATCAGAGCGGAGAAGCGATCCTGCAGCGCGGCAAAGTTAAAAATCTTGTGTCGCATCCAAGCGGTGCGGAATTCTCGTATAAATCAGCATACATTGAAGAATAA
- a CDS encoding TetR/AcrR family transcriptional regulator: protein MEKKEIKKRRMWNFFIDATEELIREEGMQKVTIRKVADRAGYNSATIYSYFNELSHLLFFASLRLYKPYLATVTSAMDNLEDPLEKYYVAWEYFCEYSFKQPEVFKAIFLMDLGEHPQALLQHYYEMYPADLITVPQDLQAILMDRNLFNRGRYSVIPLVKAGLLKSEAAEELNELTNLVWLGMFTNFLNNRGYYSIEEAHRQTMKYVKEVTENALKK from the coding sequence ATGGAAAAAAAGGAAATTAAAAAAAGAAGAATGTGGAACTTTTTTATAGATGCAACAGAAGAATTGATCAGAGAAGAAGGTATGCAGAAGGTGACGATCCGCAAGGTTGCTGACCGAGCAGGATATAACAGCGCTACTATTTACAGCTATTTTAATGAATTGTCACATCTCTTGTTTTTTGCTTCTTTAAGGTTGTATAAGCCCTATTTGGCTACTGTTACTTCAGCTATGGATAATTTGGAAGATCCTTTGGAGAAGTATTATGTCGCATGGGAGTATTTTTGTGAGTATTCATTCAAACAGCCTGAAGTTTTTAAAGCGATTTTTTTGATGGACCTTGGCGAGCATCCGCAGGCACTCCTCCAGCATTATTACGAGATGTATCCGGCTGACTTGATAACGGTTCCTCAAGATCTTCAAGCCATTCTCATGGACCGTAATTTGTTTAACAGAGGCCGGTACTCGGTCATCCCACTCGTCAAAGCGGGACTGCTGAAAAGCGAAGCCGCGGAAGAACTGAATGAGTTGACTAACTTAGTATGGCTTGGTATGTTTACTAATTTTCTGAATAATCGCGGGTATTATTCCATTGAAGAAGCGCATCGACAGACGATGAAATATGTAAAAGAAGTCACAGAGAATGCATTAAAGAAATAA
- a CDS encoding BCCT family transporter, with translation MEKAKVDPLVFWLSLVVIVIATLALVIFQESAGPFLSDMLTGITYNLDWAFQFLTIGLFILLVWLIFSRYGKVKLGEKAPEFSTFSWGAMLFCAGMGTSIMFWSMMEPIYYYMGPPFGIEANSNTAAEWAVTYGLFHWGISAWCLYALPTVTIAYSFFVKKNHSLKISTACRGILGKHADGFLGQVIDILVIWSLVGGLGTSLGLGVPMVSAVIGEIFGVGQSMTLSIVIIVIWVVIYSASAYMGLYKGIRRLSDFNIYLALALAAFVLIAGPTLFILTYFTNSFGLMIQNFAMMSFYTDPINQGGFPQAWTVFYWAWFAATAPFMGLFVARISRGRTIRELITHVLLWGSVGSWLYFTIFGGYTMNLQLTGELNVTDILNASGGPAAIVAILQTLPFDAIVLPFFVVLGFIFLATSLDSATYILSAIATKELEGDQEPARWHRLLWGAILAALAISLLLIGGLNVIQTSSVIVSVPVIVIYVLLTVSLLKWLKEDYPAPVTDVLVRKENE, from the coding sequence ATGGAAAAGGCAAAAGTTGATCCGTTGGTATTCTGGCTTTCACTCGTGGTCATCGTAATCGCAACGCTCGCACTTGTAATTTTTCAGGAATCAGCAGGACCTTTTTTGAGCGATATGTTGACAGGAATCACTTATAACTTGGACTGGGCTTTTCAATTTCTCACAATCGGTTTATTTATATTATTAGTCTGGCTTATCTTCAGCAGATATGGAAAGGTGAAATTGGGTGAGAAAGCGCCGGAGTTTTCAACTTTCAGCTGGGGAGCGATGCTCTTCTGTGCAGGAATGGGAACAAGCATCATGTTCTGGTCAATGATGGAACCGATTTACTACTATATGGGCCCGCCCTTCGGGATTGAAGCCAATAGTAATACCGCAGCCGAATGGGCTGTCACTTATGGTCTTTTCCACTGGGGAATTTCAGCGTGGTGTCTTTACGCATTGCCGACTGTGACAATCGCCTACTCATTTTTTGTCAAGAAAAACCATTCATTGAAAATCAGTACGGCTTGCCGCGGAATCCTAGGTAAACATGCGGATGGCTTCCTTGGCCAAGTCATTGATATTCTCGTCATTTGGAGTCTGGTCGGCGGACTCGGAACATCTCTTGGACTCGGTGTGCCGATGGTGTCTGCAGTCATCGGGGAGATTTTCGGAGTCGGGCAGTCGATGACATTAAGTATCGTCATCATTGTCATTTGGGTGGTCATTTACAGTGCCAGTGCTTATATGGGACTTTACAAGGGTATCCGCCGATTGAGCGATTTCAACATTTATCTCGCGCTTGCACTCGCGGCGTTTGTCTTGATCGCTGGTCCCACTTTATTTATCCTTACGTATTTCACAAACAGTTTCGGACTGATGATTCAAAACTTTGCAATGATGAGTTTCTACACAGACCCAATCAATCAAGGAGGTTTTCCACAGGCTTGGACGGTCTTCTACTGGGCATGGTTCGCCGCGACGGCGCCATTTATGGGACTTTTCGTTGCCCGAATTTCAAGAGGAAGAACGATCCGTGAATTGATCACCCATGTTCTCTTGTGGGGCTCGGTCGGCAGCTGGCTATATTTCACAATCTTCGGCGGATATACGATGAACCTGCAGCTGACAGGAGAACTGAATGTCACGGATATTCTCAATGCTTCCGGGGGACCGGCCGCAATTGTGGCAATCCTGCAAACCCTTCCTTTTGATGCGATCGTCTTGCCGTTCTTTGTCGTCCTCGGTTTTATCTTCCTGGCGACTTCGCTTGACTCAGCGACATATATTTTATCTGCCATCGCCACAAAAGAACTTGAGGGTGATCAGGAACCGGCACGCTGGCATCGTCTCTTATGGGGAGCAATATTGGCCGCACTTGCAATTTCATTGCTGTTGATCGGCGGGCTGAACGTCATTCAGACGTCCTCCGTTATCGTGTCAGTCCCGGTCATTGTCATTTATGTATTATTGACGGTTTCGTTACTGAAATGGCTAAAAGAGGACTACCCGGCACCAGTCACAGATGTACTGGTCAGAAAGGAGAATGAGTAA